A single window of Lytechinus variegatus isolate NC3 chromosome 8, Lvar_3.0, whole genome shotgun sequence DNA harbors:
- the LOC121420191 gene encoding zinc finger protein 883-like isoform X5, translating into MFVQRCRLHSTSPPLALPKALPSRPKTRSELSDTSSEKGQSVIFRSEEGRVIMDKGTDQDNYFVQGHTITIKQEVDEDMTNPDTGQDQRPTEGQTITIKHEVDEDITNPDTAQCTTQGPTTFILKQEVDEDVANNVTGQNQWTTLSQTIIIKREVDEDMTNPDTARDNWTTQGQTITIKREVDEDMTNPDTAREQWTTQDQTFTIKQDVDEDMTNPDTAQEQWFPQGQTFTIKQDVDEDMTNPYTGQDQSTTQDKDLLDGENKRQSSMTECSVDESHQGLQCNKTFTVENSSVLHHKRHSREVEFGSHPWTEFGDRCFKCPHCHKNFECRDTLMTHVSTHTGEESYSSHCDKGSSQKSYLTHHIRTHTGKTTFICSHCEKGFSQKSDLTRHIRIHTGEKPYQCSHCEKRFSDKNNLTSHIRTHTGEKPYICSHCGKGFSQKSEVTRHMRTHTGEKTFTCSQCHKTFSNKSTFTIHVRRHTGEKPYICSQCYKTFSNKKSLTIHIRTHTGEKPYICSHCEKRFSEKNDLTRHIRTHTGERPYQCSQCEMRFSEKVVLRNHIRTHTGEKPYICSHCGRGFSQRCNLTRHLRTHTGEKPYQCSHCEKRFSEKSVLTRHIRTHTGEKPHHCSHCDKRFSNKVVLTSHIRTHTGEKPYICSLCQKGFGKKSHLTRHIRTHTG; encoded by the exons GTCAAAGTGTCATcttcagatcagaagaaggtagAGTCATAATGGACAAGGGAACAGACCAGGACAATTATTTTGTACAAG GTCACACCATTACCATCAAACAGGAAGTGGATGAAGACATGACCAACCCTGATACCGGTCAAGATCAGAGACCCACTGAAG GTCAAACTATTACCATCAAACATGAAGTAGATGAAGACATAACCAACCCTGATACAGCTCAATGTACCACACAAG GTCCAACGACCTTCATCTTAAAGCAGGAAGTAGATGAAGATGTTGCCAACAACGTTACAGGACAAAATCAATGGACCACACTAA GTCAAACCATTATCATCAAACGTGAAGTAGATGAAGACATGACCAACCCTGATACAGCTCGAGACAATTGGACCACACAAG GTCAGACTATTACAATCAAACGTGAGGTAGATGAAGACATGACCAACCCTGATACAGCTCGAGAACAATGGACCACACAAG ATCAAACCTTTACCATCAAACAGGATGTGGATGAAGACATGACCAACCCTGATACAGCTCAAGAACAATGGTTCCCACAAG GTCAAACCTTTACCATCAAGCAGGATGTGGATGAAGACATGACCAACCCTTATACAGGTCAAGACCAAAGTACCACACAAG ATAAAGATCTTTTGGATGGAGAGAACAAGAGACAATCATCAATGACAGAATGCAGTGTAGATGAGTCCCATCAGGGTTTACAATGCAATAAGACATTTACAGTTGAGAATTCTTCAGTTCTACATCATAAAAGACACTCTAGGGAAGTTGAGTTTGGCAGTCATCCTTGGACAGAGTTTGGAGACAG ATGCTTCAAGTGCCCCCATTGTCATAAGAATTTTGAATGTAGGGATACTCTTATGACCCATGTGAGCACACACACTGGAGAAGAATCTTATAGTTCTCATTGCGACAAGGGATCTTCTCAAAAGAGTTATCTTACCCATCATATAAGAACACATACAGGAAAAACAACCTTTATctgctctcattgtgagaaggGATTTTCTCAAAAGAGCGATCTTACCCGTCATATAAGAatacacacaggagaaaaaccttatcagtgctctcattgtgagaagagattttcTGACAAGAACAATCTTACAAGTCATATCAGAACTCATACTGGAGAAAAACCCTATATTTGCTCTCATTGTGGGAAGGGATTTTCTCAAAAGAGTGAAGTGACTCGTCATATGAGAACACATACAGGAGAAAAAACATTTACTTGCTCTCAATGTCACAAGACATTTTCTAACAAGAGCACTTTTACAATTCATGTAAGAAGACATACAGGAGAAAAACCCTATATTTGCTCTCAATGTTACAAGACATTTTCTAACAAAAAGTCGTTAACAATTCATATAAGAACACATACAGGAGAAAAACCCTATatttgctctcattgtgagaagagattttctgaaaaaaatgatcTTACCCGCCATATAAGAACACACACAGGGGAAAGACCTTATCAATGCTCTCAGTGTGAGATGAGATTTTCTGAAAAGGTTGTTCTTAGAAATCATATTAGAACACATACAGGAGAAAAACCCTATATTTGCTCTCATTGTGGGAGAGGATTTTCTCAAAGGTGCAATCTTACCCGTCATCTaagaacacacacaggagaaaaaccttatcaatgctctcattgtgagaagagattttcTGAGAAGTCTGTTCTTACCCGTCATATAAGAACACATACTGGAGAAAAACCTCATCATTGCTCTCATTGTGACAAAAGATTTTCCAACAAGGTGGTTCTTACAAGTCATATTAGAACACATACAGGAGAAAAACCGTATATTTGCTCCCTCTGTCAGAAGGGATTTGGTAAAAAGAGCCATCTTACCCGTCATATAAGAACACACACAGGATAA
- the LOC121420191 gene encoding zinc finger protein 260-like isoform X3, translating into MFVQRCRLHSTSPPLALPKALPSRPKTRSELSDTSSEKGQSVIFRSEEGRVIMDKGTDQDNYFVQGHTITIKQEVDEDMTNPDTGQDQRPTEGQTITIKHEVDEDITNPDTAQCTTQGPTTFILKQEVDEDVANNVTGQNQWTTLSQTIIIKREVDEDMTNPDTARDNWTTQGQTITIKREVDEDMTNPDTAREQWTTQGQTFTIKQDVDEDMTNPYTGQDQSTTQDKDLLDGENKRQSSMTECSVDESHQGLQCNKTFTVENSSVLHHKRHSREVEFGSHPWTEFGDRCFKCPHCHKNFECRDTLMTHVSTHTGGETYCSYKDLLDGENKRQSSMTECSEDESHQGLQCNKTFTVEFGGHPWTEIGDRCFKCPHCHKNFECRDTLMTHVSTHTGEESYSSHCDKGSSQKSYLTHHIRTHTGKTTFICSHCEKGFSQKSDLTRHIRIHTGEKPYQCSHCEKRFSDKNNLTSHIRTHTGEKPYICSHCGKGFSQKSEVTRHMRTHTGEKTFTCSQCHKTFSNKSTFTIHVRRHTGEKPYICSQCYKTFSNKKSLTIHIRTHTGEKPYICSHCEKRFSEKNDLTRHIRTHTGERPYQCSQCEMRFSEKVVLRNHIRTHTGEKPYICSHCGRGFSQRCNLTRHLRTHTGEKPYQCSHCEKRFSEKSVLTRHIRTHTGEKPHHCSHCDKRFSNKVVLTSHIRTHTGEKPYICSLCQKGFGKKSHLTRHIRTHTG; encoded by the exons GTCAAAGTGTCATcttcagatcagaagaaggtagAGTCATAATGGACAAGGGAACAGACCAGGACAATTATTTTGTACAAG GTCACACCATTACCATCAAACAGGAAGTGGATGAAGACATGACCAACCCTGATACCGGTCAAGATCAGAGACCCACTGAAG GTCAAACTATTACCATCAAACATGAAGTAGATGAAGACATAACCAACCCTGATACAGCTCAATGTACCACACAAG GTCCAACGACCTTCATCTTAAAGCAGGAAGTAGATGAAGATGTTGCCAACAACGTTACAGGACAAAATCAATGGACCACACTAA GTCAAACCATTATCATCAAACGTGAAGTAGATGAAGACATGACCAACCCTGATACAGCTCGAGACAATTGGACCACACAAG GTCAGACTATTACAATCAAACGTGAGGTAGATGAAGACATGACCAACCCTGATACAGCTCGAGAACAATGGACCACACAAG GTCAAACCTTTACCATCAAGCAGGATGTGGATGAAGACATGACCAACCCTTATACAGGTCAAGACCAAAGTACCACACAAG ATAAAGATCTTTTGGATGGAGAGAACAAGAGACAATCATCAATGACAGAATGCAGTGTAGATGAGTCCCATCAGGGTTTACAATGCAATAAGACATTTACAGTTGAGAATTCTTCAGTTCTACATCATAAAAGACACTCTAGGGAAGTTGAGTTTGGCAGTCATCCTTGGACAGAGTTTGGAGACAGATGCTTCAAGTGCCCCCATTGTCATAAGAATTTTGAATGTAGGGATACTCTTATGACCCATGTGAGCACACACACTGGAGGAGAGACTTATTGCTCTT atAAAGATCTTTTGGATGGAGAGAACAAGAGGCAATCATCAATGACAGAATGCAGTGAAGATGAGTCTCATCAGGGTTTACAATGCAATAAGACATTTACAGTTGAGTTTGGCGGTCATCCTTGGACAGAGATTGGAGACAGATGCTTCAAGTGCCCCCATTGTCATAAGAATTTTGAATGTAGGGATACTCTTATGACCCATGTGAGCACACACACTGGAGAAGAATCTTATAGTTCTCATTGCGACAAGGGATCTTCTCAAAAGAGTTATCTTACCCATCATATAAGAACACATACAGGAAAAACAACCTTTATctgctctcattgtgagaaggGATTTTCTCAAAAGAGCGATCTTACCCGTCATATAAGAatacacacaggagaaaaaccttatcagtgctctcattgtgagaagagattttcTGACAAGAACAATCTTACAAGTCATATCAGAACTCATACTGGAGAAAAACCCTATATTTGCTCTCATTGTGGGAAGGGATTTTCTCAAAAGAGTGAAGTGACTCGTCATATGAGAACACATACAGGAGAAAAAACATTTACTTGCTCTCAATGTCACAAGACATTTTCTAACAAGAGCACTTTTACAATTCATGTAAGAAGACATACAGGAGAAAAACCCTATATTTGCTCTCAATGTTACAAGACATTTTCTAACAAAAAGTCGTTAACAATTCATATAAGAACACATACAGGAGAAAAACCCTATatttgctctcattgtgagaagagattttctgaaaaaaatgatcTTACCCGCCATATAAGAACACACACAGGGGAAAGACCTTATCAATGCTCTCAGTGTGAGATGAGATTTTCTGAAAAGGTTGTTCTTAGAAATCATATTAGAACACATACAGGAGAAAAACCCTATATTTGCTCTCATTGTGGGAGAGGATTTTCTCAAAGGTGCAATCTTACCCGTCATCTaagaacacacacaggagaaaaaccttatcaatgctctcattgtgagaagagattttcTGAGAAGTCTGTTCTTACCCGTCATATAAGAACACATACTGGAGAAAAACCTCATCATTGCTCTCATTGTGACAAAAGATTTTCCAACAAGGTGGTTCTTACAAGTCATATTAGAACACATACAGGAGAAAAACCGTATATTTGCTCCCTCTGTCAGAAGGGATTTGGTAAAAAGAGCCATCTTACCCGTCATATAAGAACACACACAGGATAA
- the LOC121420191 gene encoding zinc finger protein 260-like isoform X2: MFVQRCRLHSTSPPLALPKALPSRPKTRSELSDTSSEKGQSVIFRSEEGRVIMDKGTDQDNYFVQGHTITIKQEVDEDMTNPDTGQDQRPTEGQTITIKHEVDEDITNPDTAQCTTQGPTTFILKQEVDEDVANNVTGQNQWTTLSQTIIIKREVDEDMTNPDTARDNWTTQDQTFTIKQDVDEDMTNPDTAQEQWFPQGQTFTIKQDVDEDMTNPYTGQDQSTTQDKDLLDGENKRQSSMTECSVDESHQGLQCNKTFTVENSSVLHHKRHSREVEFGSHPWTEFGDRCFKCPHCHKNFECRDTLMTHVSTHTGGETYCSYKDLLDGENKRQSSMTECSEDESHQGLQCNKTFTVEFGGHPWTEIGDRCFKCPHCHKNFECRDTLMTHVSTHTGEESYSSHCDKGSSQKSYLTHHIRTHTGKTTFICSHCEKGFSQKSDLTRHIRIHTGEKPYQCSHCEKRFSDKNNLTSHIRTHTGEKPYICSHCGKGFSQKSEVTRHMRTHTGEKTFTCSQCHKTFSNKSTFTIHVRRHTGEKPYICSQCYKTFSNKKSLTIHIRTHTGEKPYICSHCEKRFSEKNDLTRHIRTHTGERPYQCSQCEMRFSEKVVLRNHIRTHTGEKPYICSHCGRGFSQRCNLTRHLRTHTGEKPYQCSHCEKRFSEKSVLTRHIRTHTGEKPHHCSHCDKRFSNKVVLTSHIRTHTGEKPYICSLCQKGFGKKSHLTRHIRTHTG; this comes from the exons GTCAAAGTGTCATcttcagatcagaagaaggtagAGTCATAATGGACAAGGGAACAGACCAGGACAATTATTTTGTACAAG GTCACACCATTACCATCAAACAGGAAGTGGATGAAGACATGACCAACCCTGATACCGGTCAAGATCAGAGACCCACTGAAG GTCAAACTATTACCATCAAACATGAAGTAGATGAAGACATAACCAACCCTGATACAGCTCAATGTACCACACAAG GTCCAACGACCTTCATCTTAAAGCAGGAAGTAGATGAAGATGTTGCCAACAACGTTACAGGACAAAATCAATGGACCACACTAA GTCAAACCATTATCATCAAACGTGAAGTAGATGAAGACATGACCAACCCTGATACAGCTCGAGACAATTGGACCACACAAG ATCAAACCTTTACCATCAAACAGGATGTGGATGAAGACATGACCAACCCTGATACAGCTCAAGAACAATGGTTCCCACAAG GTCAAACCTTTACCATCAAGCAGGATGTGGATGAAGACATGACCAACCCTTATACAGGTCAAGACCAAAGTACCACACAAG ATAAAGATCTTTTGGATGGAGAGAACAAGAGACAATCATCAATGACAGAATGCAGTGTAGATGAGTCCCATCAGGGTTTACAATGCAATAAGACATTTACAGTTGAGAATTCTTCAGTTCTACATCATAAAAGACACTCTAGGGAAGTTGAGTTTGGCAGTCATCCTTGGACAGAGTTTGGAGACAGATGCTTCAAGTGCCCCCATTGTCATAAGAATTTTGAATGTAGGGATACTCTTATGACCCATGTGAGCACACACACTGGAGGAGAGACTTATTGCTCTT atAAAGATCTTTTGGATGGAGAGAACAAGAGGCAATCATCAATGACAGAATGCAGTGAAGATGAGTCTCATCAGGGTTTACAATGCAATAAGACATTTACAGTTGAGTTTGGCGGTCATCCTTGGACAGAGATTGGAGACAGATGCTTCAAGTGCCCCCATTGTCATAAGAATTTTGAATGTAGGGATACTCTTATGACCCATGTGAGCACACACACTGGAGAAGAATCTTATAGTTCTCATTGCGACAAGGGATCTTCTCAAAAGAGTTATCTTACCCATCATATAAGAACACATACAGGAAAAACAACCTTTATctgctctcattgtgagaaggGATTTTCTCAAAAGAGCGATCTTACCCGTCATATAAGAatacacacaggagaaaaaccttatcagtgctctcattgtgagaagagattttcTGACAAGAACAATCTTACAAGTCATATCAGAACTCATACTGGAGAAAAACCCTATATTTGCTCTCATTGTGGGAAGGGATTTTCTCAAAAGAGTGAAGTGACTCGTCATATGAGAACACATACAGGAGAAAAAACATTTACTTGCTCTCAATGTCACAAGACATTTTCTAACAAGAGCACTTTTACAATTCATGTAAGAAGACATACAGGAGAAAAACCCTATATTTGCTCTCAATGTTACAAGACATTTTCTAACAAAAAGTCGTTAACAATTCATATAAGAACACATACAGGAGAAAAACCCTATatttgctctcattgtgagaagagattttctgaaaaaaatgatcTTACCCGCCATATAAGAACACACACAGGGGAAAGACCTTATCAATGCTCTCAGTGTGAGATGAGATTTTCTGAAAAGGTTGTTCTTAGAAATCATATTAGAACACATACAGGAGAAAAACCCTATATTTGCTCTCATTGTGGGAGAGGATTTTCTCAAAGGTGCAATCTTACCCGTCATCTaagaacacacacaggagaaaaaccttatcaatgctctcattgtgagaagagattttcTGAGAAGTCTGTTCTTACCCGTCATATAAGAACACATACTGGAGAAAAACCTCATCATTGCTCTCATTGTGACAAAAGATTTTCCAACAAGGTGGTTCTTACAAGTCATATTAGAACACATACAGGAGAAAAACCGTATATTTGCTCCCTCTGTCAGAAGGGATTTGGTAAAAAGAGCCATCTTACCCGTCATATAAGAACACACACAGGATAA
- the LOC121420191 gene encoding oocyte zinc finger protein XlCOF6-like isoform X1 — translation MFVQRCRLHSTSPPLALPKALPSRPKTRSELSDTSSEKGQSVIFRSEEGRVIMDKGTDQDNYFVQGHTITIKQEVDEDMTNPDTGQDQRPTEGQTITIKHEVDEDITNPDTAQCTTQGPTTFILKQEVDEDVANNVTGQNQWTTLSQTIIIKREVDEDMTNPDTARDNWTTQGQTITIKREVDEDMTNPDTAREQWTTQDQTFTIKQDVDEDMTNPDTAQEQWFPQGQTFTIKQDVDEDMTNPYTGQDQSTTQDKDLLDGENKRQSSMTECSVDESHQGLQCNKTFTVENSSVLHHKRHSREVEFGSHPWTEFGDRCFKCPHCHKNFECRDTLMTHVSTHTGGETYCSYKDLLDGENKRQSSMTECSEDESHQGLQCNKTFTVEFGGHPWTEIGDRCFKCPHCHKNFECRDTLMTHVSTHTGEESYSSHCDKGSSQKSYLTHHIRTHTGKTTFICSHCEKGFSQKSDLTRHIRIHTGEKPYQCSHCEKRFSDKNNLTSHIRTHTGEKPYICSHCGKGFSQKSEVTRHMRTHTGEKTFTCSQCHKTFSNKSTFTIHVRRHTGEKPYICSQCYKTFSNKKSLTIHIRTHTGEKPYICSHCEKRFSEKNDLTRHIRTHTGERPYQCSQCEMRFSEKVVLRNHIRTHTGEKPYICSHCGRGFSQRCNLTRHLRTHTGEKPYQCSHCEKRFSEKSVLTRHIRTHTGEKPHHCSHCDKRFSNKVVLTSHIRTHTGEKPYICSLCQKGFGKKSHLTRHIRTHTG, via the exons GTCAAAGTGTCATcttcagatcagaagaaggtagAGTCATAATGGACAAGGGAACAGACCAGGACAATTATTTTGTACAAG GTCACACCATTACCATCAAACAGGAAGTGGATGAAGACATGACCAACCCTGATACCGGTCAAGATCAGAGACCCACTGAAG GTCAAACTATTACCATCAAACATGAAGTAGATGAAGACATAACCAACCCTGATACAGCTCAATGTACCACACAAG GTCCAACGACCTTCATCTTAAAGCAGGAAGTAGATGAAGATGTTGCCAACAACGTTACAGGACAAAATCAATGGACCACACTAA GTCAAACCATTATCATCAAACGTGAAGTAGATGAAGACATGACCAACCCTGATACAGCTCGAGACAATTGGACCACACAAG GTCAGACTATTACAATCAAACGTGAGGTAGATGAAGACATGACCAACCCTGATACAGCTCGAGAACAATGGACCACACAAG ATCAAACCTTTACCATCAAACAGGATGTGGATGAAGACATGACCAACCCTGATACAGCTCAAGAACAATGGTTCCCACAAG GTCAAACCTTTACCATCAAGCAGGATGTGGATGAAGACATGACCAACCCTTATACAGGTCAAGACCAAAGTACCACACAAG ATAAAGATCTTTTGGATGGAGAGAACAAGAGACAATCATCAATGACAGAATGCAGTGTAGATGAGTCCCATCAGGGTTTACAATGCAATAAGACATTTACAGTTGAGAATTCTTCAGTTCTACATCATAAAAGACACTCTAGGGAAGTTGAGTTTGGCAGTCATCCTTGGACAGAGTTTGGAGACAGATGCTTCAAGTGCCCCCATTGTCATAAGAATTTTGAATGTAGGGATACTCTTATGACCCATGTGAGCACACACACTGGAGGAGAGACTTATTGCTCTT atAAAGATCTTTTGGATGGAGAGAACAAGAGGCAATCATCAATGACAGAATGCAGTGAAGATGAGTCTCATCAGGGTTTACAATGCAATAAGACATTTACAGTTGAGTTTGGCGGTCATCCTTGGACAGAGATTGGAGACAGATGCTTCAAGTGCCCCCATTGTCATAAGAATTTTGAATGTAGGGATACTCTTATGACCCATGTGAGCACACACACTGGAGAAGAATCTTATAGTTCTCATTGCGACAAGGGATCTTCTCAAAAGAGTTATCTTACCCATCATATAAGAACACATACAGGAAAAACAACCTTTATctgctctcattgtgagaaggGATTTTCTCAAAAGAGCGATCTTACCCGTCATATAAGAatacacacaggagaaaaaccttatcagtgctctcattgtgagaagagattttcTGACAAGAACAATCTTACAAGTCATATCAGAACTCATACTGGAGAAAAACCCTATATTTGCTCTCATTGTGGGAAGGGATTTTCTCAAAAGAGTGAAGTGACTCGTCATATGAGAACACATACAGGAGAAAAAACATTTACTTGCTCTCAATGTCACAAGACATTTTCTAACAAGAGCACTTTTACAATTCATGTAAGAAGACATACAGGAGAAAAACCCTATATTTGCTCTCAATGTTACAAGACATTTTCTAACAAAAAGTCGTTAACAATTCATATAAGAACACATACAGGAGAAAAACCCTATatttgctctcattgtgagaagagattttctgaaaaaaatgatcTTACCCGCCATATAAGAACACACACAGGGGAAAGACCTTATCAATGCTCTCAGTGTGAGATGAGATTTTCTGAAAAGGTTGTTCTTAGAAATCATATTAGAACACATACAGGAGAAAAACCCTATATTTGCTCTCATTGTGGGAGAGGATTTTCTCAAAGGTGCAATCTTACCCGTCATCTaagaacacacacaggagaaaaaccttatcaatgctctcattgtgagaagagattttcTGAGAAGTCTGTTCTTACCCGTCATATAAGAACACATACTGGAGAAAAACCTCATCATTGCTCTCATTGTGACAAAAGATTTTCCAACAAGGTGGTTCTTACAAGTCATATTAGAACACATACAGGAGAAAAACCGTATATTTGCTCCCTCTGTCAGAAGGGATTTGGTAAAAAGAGCCATCTTACCCGTCATATAAGAACACACACAGGATAA
- the LOC121420191 gene encoding zinc finger protein 883-like isoform X4, which yields MDKGTDQDNYFVQGHTITIKQEVDEDMTNPDTGQDQRPTEGQTITIKHEVDEDITNPDTAQCTTQGPTTFILKQEVDEDVANNVTGQNQWTTLSQTIIIKREVDEDMTNPDTARDNWTTQGQTITIKREVDEDMTNPDTAREQWTTQDQTFTIKQDVDEDMTNPDTAQEQWFPQGQTFTIKQDVDEDMTNPYTGQDQSTTQDKDLLDGENKRQSSMTECSVDESHQGLQCNKTFTVENSSVLHHKRHSREVEFGSHPWTEFGDRCFKCPHCHKNFECRDTLMTHVSTHTGGETYCSYKDLLDGENKRQSSMTECSEDESHQGLQCNKTFTVEFGGHPWTEIGDRCFKCPHCHKNFECRDTLMTHVSTHTGEESYSSHCDKGSSQKSYLTHHIRTHTGKTTFICSHCEKGFSQKSDLTRHIRIHTGEKPYQCSHCEKRFSDKNNLTSHIRTHTGEKPYICSHCGKGFSQKSEVTRHMRTHTGEKTFTCSQCHKTFSNKSTFTIHVRRHTGEKPYICSQCYKTFSNKKSLTIHIRTHTGEKPYICSHCEKRFSEKNDLTRHIRTHTGERPYQCSQCEMRFSEKVVLRNHIRTHTGEKPYICSHCGRGFSQRCNLTRHLRTHTGEKPYQCSHCEKRFSEKSVLTRHIRTHTGEKPHHCSHCDKRFSNKVVLTSHIRTHTGEKPYICSLCQKGFGKKSHLTRHIRTHTG from the exons ATGGACAAGGGAACAGACCAGGACAATTATTTTGTACAAG GTCACACCATTACCATCAAACAGGAAGTGGATGAAGACATGACCAACCCTGATACCGGTCAAGATCAGAGACCCACTGAAG GTCAAACTATTACCATCAAACATGAAGTAGATGAAGACATAACCAACCCTGATACAGCTCAATGTACCACACAAG GTCCAACGACCTTCATCTTAAAGCAGGAAGTAGATGAAGATGTTGCCAACAACGTTACAGGACAAAATCAATGGACCACACTAA GTCAAACCATTATCATCAAACGTGAAGTAGATGAAGACATGACCAACCCTGATACAGCTCGAGACAATTGGACCACACAAG GTCAGACTATTACAATCAAACGTGAGGTAGATGAAGACATGACCAACCCTGATACAGCTCGAGAACAATGGACCACACAAG ATCAAACCTTTACCATCAAACAGGATGTGGATGAAGACATGACCAACCCTGATACAGCTCAAGAACAATGGTTCCCACAAG GTCAAACCTTTACCATCAAGCAGGATGTGGATGAAGACATGACCAACCCTTATACAGGTCAAGACCAAAGTACCACACAAG ATAAAGATCTTTTGGATGGAGAGAACAAGAGACAATCATCAATGACAGAATGCAGTGTAGATGAGTCCCATCAGGGTTTACAATGCAATAAGACATTTACAGTTGAGAATTCTTCAGTTCTACATCATAAAAGACACTCTAGGGAAGTTGAGTTTGGCAGTCATCCTTGGACAGAGTTTGGAGACAGATGCTTCAAGTGCCCCCATTGTCATAAGAATTTTGAATGTAGGGATACTCTTATGACCCATGTGAGCACACACACTGGAGGAGAGACTTATTGCTCTT atAAAGATCTTTTGGATGGAGAGAACAAGAGGCAATCATCAATGACAGAATGCAGTGAAGATGAGTCTCATCAGGGTTTACAATGCAATAAGACATTTACAGTTGAGTTTGGCGGTCATCCTTGGACAGAGATTGGAGACAGATGCTTCAAGTGCCCCCATTGTCATAAGAATTTTGAATGTAGGGATACTCTTATGACCCATGTGAGCACACACACTGGAGAAGAATCTTATAGTTCTCATTGCGACAAGGGATCTTCTCAAAAGAGTTATCTTACCCATCATATAAGAACACATACAGGAAAAACAACCTTTATctgctctcattgtgagaaggGATTTTCTCAAAAGAGCGATCTTACCCGTCATATAAGAatacacacaggagaaaaaccttatcagtgctctcattgtgagaagagattttcTGACAAGAACAATCTTACAAGTCATATCAGAACTCATACTGGAGAAAAACCCTATATTTGCTCTCATTGTGGGAAGGGATTTTCTCAAAAGAGTGAAGTGACTCGTCATATGAGAACACATACAGGAGAAAAAACATTTACTTGCTCTCAATGTCACAAGACATTTTCTAACAAGAGCACTTTTACAATTCATGTAAGAAGACATACAGGAGAAAAACCCTATATTTGCTCTCAATGTTACAAGACATTTTCTAACAAAAAGTCGTTAACAATTCATATAAGAACACATACAGGAGAAAAACCCTATatttgctctcattgtgagaagagattttctgaaaaaaatgatcTTACCCGCCATATAAGAACACACACAGGGGAAAGACCTTATCAATGCTCTCAGTGTGAGATGAGATTTTCTGAAAAGGTTGTTCTTAGAAATCATATTAGAACACATACAGGAGAAAAACCCTATATTTGCTCTCATTGTGGGAGAGGATTTTCTCAAAGGTGCAATCTTACCCGTCATCTaagaacacacacaggagaaaaaccttatcaatgctctcattgtgagaagagattttcTGAGAAGTCTGTTCTTACCCGTCATATAAGAACACATACTGGAGAAAAACCTCATCATTGCTCTCATTGTGACAAAAGATTTTCCAACAAGGTGGTTCTTACAAGTCATATTAGAACACATACAGGAGAAAAACCGTATATTTGCTCCCTCTGTCAGAAGGGATTTGGTAAAAAGAGCCATCTTACCCGTCATATAAGAACACACACAGGATAA